From Salinirubellus salinus, the proteins below share one genomic window:
- a CDS encoding Ig-like domain-containing protein — translation MITPTTERGLSEVLGAILMFALVFAVLVIVQVWAVPAANAQIEVEHNEGLEADYGEFGETLDRVAALGSSETVNLDAGVRYPSRLFLINPPPSSYTFSSSEVFDDGVTISNIQTTTIDPESDEYLTGVRGGVLSYDTQSYTLSTDYAQYQNSPTYRIEGGVMYQQFENGAVSFIDEGGVVDGQQINIVLFEGDVSTGGTESLSLQTSAVSSVSRPITVDDTGTPIELTLPTELDQTAWDELVDGQTNVDTVVVDETLGTVTITLDPGVTYDLRITKIRLSDDDTSSTAAYLTAASGTDISLSGDATSLSVEVRDEFNNPRSGTPVTFEVVSGTGVFTNTATDTVTVDSNQRGVATARFEPDDDTVVRASIGSGDAERVDFTVDVLSTIVVNGTDSSNFINPATNVVLIDSEEVGNGNKLGHFRLELQNRGGSDKTISEARINFVAGAKPGGDSSSFTARLSNSSTFDTSSTADRMIIGRELVEYDIDVPVDGATDEDTTNVYVKFYRNADATEAWEPNNTDIIFVLSVVYNDGTQATYFVGSN, via the coding sequence ATGATAACTCCCACGACCGAACGAGGGCTCTCGGAGGTCCTTGGGGCGATTCTGATGTTCGCGCTCGTGTTCGCCGTCCTCGTCATCGTCCAGGTGTGGGCGGTGCCAGCAGCGAACGCGCAGATAGAGGTCGAACACAACGAGGGGCTCGAGGCCGACTACGGGGAGTTTGGTGAGACGCTCGACCGTGTCGCCGCGCTCGGGTCCAGCGAGACGGTGAACCTCGACGCGGGGGTCCGGTATCCCTCGCGACTGTTCCTCATCAACCCACCACCATCTAGTTACACCTTCTCGTCCAGTGAGGTCTTCGACGACGGCGTAACGATCAGCAACATCCAGACGACGACCATCGACCCCGAATCTGACGAGTACCTGACCGGGGTCCGAGGTGGCGTTCTGAGCTACGACACGCAGTCCTACACCCTCAGTACGGACTACGCACAATACCAGAATTCGCCCACCTACCGAATCGAAGGCGGAGTGATGTACCAGCAGTTCGAGAACGGTGCCGTCTCGTTCATCGACGAAGGGGGGGTGGTTGACGGACAGCAGATCAACATCGTCCTGTTCGAGGGAGACGTCTCGACGGGTGGGACCGAGTCACTCTCGCTCCAGACGAGCGCCGTGAGCAGTGTGAGCCGCCCTATCACCGTGGACGACACGGGAACGCCCATCGAGTTGACGCTCCCGACAGAACTCGACCAGACCGCCTGGGACGAACTGGTCGATGGCCAGACCAACGTCGACACCGTCGTCGTCGATGAGACTCTCGGCACGGTCACGATTACGCTTGACCCCGGCGTCACGTACGACCTGCGTATCACGAAGATACGTCTGAGTGACGACGACACCTCGTCCACGGCCGCCTACCTTACGGCCGCCTCCGGGACGGATATCTCGCTCTCTGGCGACGCGACCAGCCTCTCTGTGGAGGTCCGGGACGAATTCAACAACCCCCGCAGCGGCACTCCCGTCACCTTCGAGGTCGTCTCGGGAACTGGCGTGTTCACCAACACGGCCACGGACACGGTCACGGTCGACTCGAACCAGCGCGGAGTCGCAACGGCTCGGTTTGAGCCGGACGACGACACTGTCGTCCGGGCCAGCATCGGGAGTGGTGATGCAGAGCGCGTCGATTTCACTGTCGACGTGCTCTCGACTATCGTCGTCAACGGGACCGACTCGTCGAACTTCATCAACCCCGCCACCAACGTGGTGCTAATCGACTCCGAGGAGGTCGGCAATGGGAACAAACTCGGTCACTTCCGACTCGAGCTGCAGAACCGTGGTGGATCGGACAAGACCATCAGTGAGGCTCGGATCAACTTCGTGGCCGGCGCGAAGCCCGGTGGCGATTCCTCCTCGTTCACCGCACGTCTGAGCAACTCGTCCACCTTCGACACCAGTTCGACCGCCGACCGGATGATCATCGGCCGCGAACTGGTCGAGTACGACATCGACGTTCCGGTCGACGGAGCGACAGACGAGGACACGACGAACGTCTACGTGAAGTTCTACCGGAACGCCGACGCAACCGAGGCCTGGGAACCGAACAACACGGACATCATCTTCGTCCTGAGCGTCGTCTACAATGACGGCACGCAGGCGACGTACTTCGTCGGGAGCAACTGA
- a CDS encoding ArsR/SmtB family transcription factor, translating to MAEERPIEEILNTIGDEHARTVLAAISREPRAAKELSEEVGLSLPTIYRRLELLQEHDLIKQRTAIADDGNHFKMYECNFDSTVISLQDDEYKVRIYRRENLPDRFSQLWDELGTD from the coding sequence GTGGCAGAAGAGCGTCCCATCGAGGAGATACTCAACACCATCGGCGACGAGCACGCGCGGACGGTGCTCGCGGCCATCAGCCGGGAGCCGCGCGCCGCGAAGGAGCTCTCCGAGGAGGTCGGCCTCTCGTTGCCGACCATCTACCGTCGACTCGAGTTACTGCAGGAGCACGACCTCATCAAGCAGCGGACGGCCATCGCCGACGACGGCAACCACTTCAAGATGTACGAGTGCAACTTCGACAGCACCGTCATCTCGCTGCAGGACGACGAGTACAAGGTCCGCATCTACCGGCGTGAGAACCTGCCGGACCGGTTCTCGCAGCTGTGGGACGAACTCGGTACCGACTAG
- a CDS encoding DUF7521 family protein, with amino-acid sequence MVDVLQIVLVFMRLVLFGLSLGLTVISFQAYTQQQSDRLQYAFIGFAFISMGIAVTNLTTQLSVAGDVGAELAYFQIAETVPFIVGFAMIYVSLYR; translated from the coding sequence ATGGTCGACGTCCTGCAGATCGTACTCGTCTTCATGCGGTTGGTCCTGTTCGGCCTCTCGCTCGGCCTGACCGTCATCAGTTTCCAGGCGTACACCCAGCAACAGTCCGACCGACTCCAGTACGCGTTCATCGGGTTCGCGTTCATCTCGATGGGTATCGCGGTGACGAACCTCACCACGCAGTTGAGCGTCGCCGGCGACGTGGGGGCGGAACTCGCGTACTTCCAGATCGCCGAGACGGTGCCGTTCATCGTCGGCTTCGCGATGATCTACGTCTCGCTCTACCGATGA
- a CDS encoding PGF-CTERM sorting domain-containing protein, whose amino-acid sequence MSRQLRAVLLATLLVLSAGFAGVGFGSAAALTDADAPAAPSLQQEEDPTENATLDPATEVWVDGEGNLVLRYEGNTTSETEAPTGAEAPASESNIEYGLAVGEGLFYSLVTANSTTAAPDAANATEGEFHALLTTGRLNGTGSLVTPRPDAIQSMTLDVEGVRTREDARFDASTEIVVPNEEAGTASLLQNAQVDVQAEVGPSTFTSTGSLDASLQTALGPAQSQSFTVTESDGDYTIDAAQDYRISSFTVDRWNTSARAEQTLNAQYAAIAQSLGGSADITLESYEFSRNEDDSGRLDIEYTVEYTDVEQGLSQQLAFQLASTEDVNLTQAEATDIAQRVTELQVNEVSAAFEQTETGAVTGSYNLDIENYDTALEAGLDVADSVNSSEFAVQTEQLDQARTQLEAQRAANLVRTYSLSTTVESSTETTTLNLQAQSRSENWAAYVEELESRDVPFGSLTYSLSGGTEGEQIALDGEFTLEQEDIVGQAISQFEQSLNASATEETDTEEVRRYLRAFEAAEFQRAKTDVTFSNGELRIEAGAKFDNLAALRDVVAVAQGDGLTVTEVVGRTEGNTTNSYVSVRGAVSSDASEEDVRALSVVDENTTVHMPGTWDRSFPEMDRDRARNYLGLTPTPTASPAGGSGDDGGSGDDQQTPGGSSGDGAGFGVGVALVALLAAALLAVRRE is encoded by the coding sequence GTGAGTCGCCAGCTCCGTGCCGTCCTCCTCGCGACGCTCCTCGTCCTGAGCGCCGGGTTCGCCGGTGTCGGGTTCGGGTCGGCCGCCGCGCTCACCGACGCCGACGCGCCCGCCGCACCCAGCCTCCAGCAGGAGGAGGACCCCACCGAGAACGCCACGCTCGACCCCGCCACGGAGGTGTGGGTCGACGGTGAGGGGAACCTCGTGCTCCGGTACGAGGGCAACACGACCTCCGAGACGGAGGCTCCGACCGGCGCCGAGGCCCCCGCTAGCGAGTCGAACATCGAGTACGGCCTCGCGGTCGGCGAGGGGCTGTTCTACAGCCTCGTGACGGCCAACTCCACGACGGCCGCTCCCGACGCGGCCAACGCCACCGAGGGTGAGTTCCACGCGCTGCTCACCACGGGTCGTCTGAACGGCACCGGGTCGCTCGTGACGCCCCGCCCGGACGCCATCCAGTCGATGACGCTCGACGTCGAGGGGGTCCGCACTCGTGAGGACGCCCGCTTCGACGCGAGCACAGAAATCGTCGTCCCGAACGAGGAGGCCGGCACCGCCAGCCTCCTGCAGAACGCGCAGGTCGACGTGCAGGCCGAGGTCGGCCCCAGCACGTTCACCTCGACCGGGTCGCTCGACGCCAGCCTCCAGACGGCGCTCGGGCCGGCACAGTCACAGTCGTTCACCGTCACCGAGTCGGACGGCGACTACACCATCGACGCCGCGCAGGACTACCGCATCTCCTCGTTCACCGTCGACCGGTGGAACACCTCGGCTCGGGCCGAGCAGACGCTGAACGCGCAGTACGCCGCCATCGCCCAGTCGCTGGGTGGGAGCGCCGACATCACGCTCGAGTCCTACGAGTTCTCCCGGAACGAGGACGACTCGGGCCGCCTCGACATCGAGTACACCGTCGAGTACACGGACGTCGAGCAGGGCCTGTCCCAGCAGCTCGCCTTCCAGCTCGCCAGCACCGAGGACGTGAACCTCACGCAGGCCGAGGCGACCGACATCGCCCAGCGCGTCACCGAACTGCAGGTCAACGAGGTCAGCGCCGCGTTCGAGCAGACCGAGACCGGCGCCGTGACCGGTTCGTACAACCTCGACATCGAGAACTACGACACGGCCCTCGAGGCGGGTCTCGACGTGGCCGACTCGGTCAACTCCAGCGAGTTCGCCGTCCAGACCGAGCAGCTAGACCAGGCCCGGACCCAGCTCGAGGCCCAGCGGGCCGCGAACCTCGTCCGGACCTACTCGCTCTCGACCACCGTGGAGTCCAGCACCGAGACGACGACGCTGAACCTCCAGGCGCAGTCCCGGTCCGAGAACTGGGCCGCCTACGTCGAGGAACTCGAGAGCCGTGACGTCCCGTTCGGCTCGCTCACCTACTCGCTCTCGGGCGGCACCGAGGGTGAGCAGATCGCGCTCGACGGGGAGTTCACGCTCGAACAGGAGGACATCGTCGGACAGGCCATCAGCCAGTTCGAGCAGAGCCTCAACGCCTCGGCGACCGAGGAGACCGACACCGAGGAGGTGCGCCGCTACCTCCGCGCGTTCGAGGCCGCCGAGTTCCAGCGGGCCAAGACCGACGTGACGTTCTCGAACGGTGAACTCCGCATCGAGGCCGGCGCGAAGTTCGACAACCTCGCCGCGCTCCGCGACGTGGTCGCGGTGGCGCAGGGTGACGGCCTGACCGTCACCGAGGTCGTGGGCCGTACCGAGGGCAACACGACGAACTCCTACGTCTCCGTCCGCGGGGCCGTCTCCAGCGACGCGAGCGAGGAGGACGTCCGCGCCCTCTCGGTGGTCGACGAGAACACCACCGTCCACATGCCCGGGACGTGGGACCGCTCGTTCCCGGAGATGGACCGCGACCGTGCCCGGAACTACCTCGGGCTGACGCCGACGCCGACGGCCTCCCCGGCCGGCGGCTCCGGTGACGACGGTGGCTCCGGCGACGACCAGCAGACCCCCGGCGGCTCCAGCGGCGACGGGGCCGGCTTCGGTGTCGGCGTCGCGCTGGTCGCCCTGCTCGCGGCCGCGCTGCTCGCCGTCCGGCGCGAGTGA
- a CDS encoding YbhB/YbcL family Raf kinase inhibitor-like protein — MSEFELRSPAFEDGGVIPRQYGYHERNVNPPLVVEGVTPETVSLAFVVEDPDAVAPAGKVWDHWVVWNVAPAETDTRLDIPEDWDPASAGGQAGTNDYGERGYGGPNPPDREHTYLFRAYALDTTLGLSPSATKEELEDAVGGHVLETATLRGRYAP, encoded by the coding sequence ATGTCCGAGTTCGAGCTTCGAAGTCCGGCGTTCGAGGACGGAGGCGTGATCCCACGCCAGTACGGCTACCACGAGCGGAACGTGAACCCTCCCCTCGTCGTCGAGGGGGTGACCCCCGAGACGGTCTCCCTCGCGTTCGTGGTGGAGGACCCCGACGCGGTGGCGCCTGCGGGGAAGGTGTGGGACCACTGGGTCGTCTGGAACGTCGCCCCGGCCGAGACGGACACGCGTCTCGACATCCCCGAGGACTGGGACCCGGCGTCGGCCGGTGGGCAGGCGGGGACCAACGACTACGGCGAGCGTGGCTACGGCGGCCCGAACCCACCGGACCGAGAGCACACCTACCTGTTCCGGGCGTACGCACTCGACACGACGCTGGGACTCTCACCGAGCGCGACCAAGGAGGAACTGGAGGACGCCGTGGGCGGCCACGTCCTCGAGACGGCGACGCTCCGTGGGCGGTACGCGCCGTGA
- a CDS encoding type IV pilin N-terminal domain-containing protein: MMGVGPSGGSESRRAVSPVIGVVLLVAVTTILGSLVGAYSFGLIDGIVGEAAPQATFSVEQEAGQMNVTHTSGEPIPAGEFYVVGGGLAEQRWAAAGGETTDGTVQAGDSLELSPTSSDDPVRLVWRAERGDRSAVLRTIPVESTGPAAFAGSVRTGTGFGDQQFADQSYTWTGRARYGEIGNWELKVGDSLSGGAQAGRTWTSGATESFELTYDGSGTATLTVGGTTISDSVSVPQGDAVAITVRAPSRGSATAKNVRIGGAVPATDSVTAADGDKQYIVVESVGTSDGFTITGEMVFTWTGTTGKEDPGMYIDVD; encoded by the coding sequence ATGATGGGAGTGGGACCTTCGGGGGGGAGCGAGAGCCGTCGGGCCGTCTCGCCGGTGATCGGTGTCGTACTGCTGGTGGCGGTGACGACGATACTCGGCTCGCTGGTCGGGGCGTACTCGTTCGGGCTTATCGACGGCATCGTCGGGGAGGCGGCGCCACAGGCGACCTTCTCCGTGGAGCAGGAGGCCGGGCAGATGAACGTCACGCACACCTCTGGCGAGCCGATTCCGGCCGGTGAGTTCTACGTCGTCGGCGGGGGACTTGCCGAGCAGCGGTGGGCGGCGGCCGGCGGCGAGACGACCGACGGGACCGTGCAGGCCGGCGACAGCCTCGAACTCTCGCCGACGAGCAGCGACGACCCGGTCCGACTGGTGTGGCGGGCGGAGCGCGGTGACCGGTCGGCCGTGCTTCGGACCATCCCCGTCGAGAGCACCGGGCCCGCGGCGTTCGCCGGGTCGGTGAGGACCGGCACCGGGTTCGGTGACCAGCAGTTCGCGGACCAGTCGTACACGTGGACAGGGCGGGCCCGGTACGGTGAGATTGGCAACTGGGAACTGAAGGTCGGCGACTCGCTCTCCGGAGGTGCGCAGGCCGGCCGGACGTGGACGAGTGGCGCGACGGAGTCGTTCGAGCTGACCTACGATGGGAGTGGGACGGCGACGTTGACTGTCGGCGGGACGACCATCTCCGACAGTGTCTCAGTCCCGCAGGGTGACGCCGTCGCCATCACCGTGCGAGCCCCGTCGAGGGGGTCCGCGACGGCGAAGAACGTCAGGATCGGCGGCGCAGTGCCCGCGACGGACAGCGTGACCGCCGCCGACGGGGACAAGCAGTACATCGTCGTCGAGAGCGTCGGCACCTCGGACGGGTTCACCATCACCGGCGAGATGGTGTTCACGTGGACGGGGACGACGGGCAAGGAGGACCCGGGGATGTACATCGACGTGGACTGA
- a CDS encoding mechanosensitive ion channel family protein, translated as MLPLQLFGPGGVLDQLVAGAGRFVAQAITFLLTAAVVYVVGRIVVLPLVSRALRARNVEPTLAKPARKATLALVVFAAFAVAFAVAGFGNLLTSLATIAAALTLAIGFASQDIIGNLVSGVFLISDPKLKIGDWVEWDGNAGVIEDISFRVSRVRTFNNELITVPNSELANTAVTNPVAKDTLRIPFTFGVGYDDDLDHAKAVIVEEAEQHDEILDEPAPSVRVTELADSYVGIQSRFWVEDPARSDFVRVKSEYVQAVKERCDAEAIDMPYPYSELTGSIEVERVGATPAND; from the coding sequence ATGTTGCCGTTACAGCTGTTCGGACCGGGCGGGGTACTCGACCAACTGGTCGCGGGGGCGGGCCGCTTCGTGGCGCAGGCCATCACGTTCCTGTTGACCGCGGCCGTCGTCTACGTCGTGGGGCGGATCGTCGTCCTCCCGCTCGTGAGCCGGGCGCTCCGTGCGCGGAACGTCGAACCGACGCTGGCGAAACCCGCACGGAAGGCCACCCTCGCGCTCGTCGTCTTCGCCGCGTTCGCGGTGGCGTTCGCCGTCGCCGGGTTCGGCAACCTGCTCACGTCGCTGGCGACCATCGCCGCGGCGCTCACGCTGGCCATCGGGTTCGCCTCCCAGGATATCATCGGGAACCTCGTCAGCGGCGTGTTCCTCATCAGCGACCCGAAACTGAAGATCGGCGACTGGGTCGAGTGGGACGGGAACGCGGGCGTCATCGAGGACATCTCCTTCCGCGTGAGCCGGGTGCGGACGTTCAACAACGAACTCATCACGGTGCCGAACTCGGAGTTGGCGAACACGGCGGTGACGAACCCGGTGGCGAAGGACACGCTCCGCATCCCGTTCACCTTCGGTGTGGGGTACGACGACGACCTCGACCACGCCAAGGCAGTCATCGTGGAGGAGGCGGAGCAGCACGACGAGATCCTGGACGAGCCCGCGCCCTCCGTCCGGGTGACGGAACTCGCGGACTCCTACGTCGGCATCCAGTCGCGTTTCTGGGTCGAGGACCCGGCACGCTCCGACTTCGTCCGCGTGAAGAGCGAGTACGTCCAGGCCGTCAAGGAGCGGTGTGACGCCGAGGCCATCGACATGCCCTACCCCTACTCGGAGCTCACGGGGAGCATCGAGGTGGAGCGCGTGGGGGCGACGCCGGCGAACGACTAA
- a CDS encoding RNA-guided pseudouridylation complex pseudouridine synthase subunit Cbf5, with translation MSGALRGPPDERSVDELLSFGVVNLDKPPGPSAHQVAAWVRDVTGQERAAHSGTLDPKVTGCLPILLGDATRAAQVFDDARKGYVTVLELHGPAPADFESVVAEFEGPVYQKPPRKSAVTRRLRARTIYTLDALELEARRALLHVECESGTYVRKLCHDIGLALGTGAHMGDLRRVRTGTFDDTALVTLHDLRDALVWAGVVDAEDVGDAEVDESSLRECVAPAERALSHLPRLTMAESAAREVADGAPVYAPGVLDCEECEAGALVAGYTPNGAAVCLGRRVGDPDAESGTVLELERVLV, from the coding sequence ATGTCGGGAGCGCTCCGTGGGCCGCCCGACGAGCGCTCCGTCGACGAGCTGCTCTCGTTCGGCGTGGTGAACCTCGATAAACCCCCCGGCCCCTCGGCCCACCAGGTCGCCGCGTGGGTCCGCGACGTGACCGGTCAGGAACGGGCGGCCCACTCCGGGACGCTGGACCCGAAGGTGACCGGCTGTCTCCCCATCCTGCTCGGCGACGCCACCCGCGCCGCACAGGTGTTCGACGACGCGCGCAAGGGGTACGTCACGGTGCTGGAACTCCACGGGCCGGCACCCGCCGACTTCGAGTCCGTCGTCGCGGAGTTCGAGGGTCCAGTCTACCAGAAGCCGCCGCGGAAGTCCGCTGTCACCCGTCGTCTGCGCGCCCGGACCATCTACACGCTCGACGCCCTCGAACTCGAGGCGCGACGGGCGCTCCTGCACGTCGAGTGTGAGTCGGGCACCTACGTCCGGAAACTGTGTCACGACATCGGCCTCGCGCTCGGGACGGGCGCGCACATGGGTGACCTCCGCCGGGTCCGGACCGGGACCTTCGACGACACGGCTCTCGTGACGCTCCACGACCTGCGCGACGCGCTGGTGTGGGCCGGCGTCGTCGACGCCGAGGACGTGGGCGACGCGGAGGTCGACGAGTCGTCCCTCCGCGAGTGTGTCGCGCCGGCCGAACGCGCGCTCTCGCACCTCCCGCGACTGACGATGGCCGAGAGCGCCGCCCGCGAGGTGGCCGACGGTGCGCCGGTGTACGCCCCCGGCGTCCTCGACTGTGAAGAGTGCGAGGCGGGCGCGCTCGTCGCCGGCTACACCCCGAACGGGGCCGCGGTCTGTCTCGGCCGGCGGGTGGGCGACCCCGACGCCGAGTCGGGGACGGTGCTCGAACTGGAGCGCGTCCTCGTCTGA
- the cmk gene encoding (d)CMP kinase: protein MLVTISGPAGSGKSTAAAALATALGYDHVSGGDIFRELAADRGLTPLELNQEAETDESIDLDLDRRLRTTAAENDDLVLESRLAGWMAGEHADFRIWLDAPLEIRARRISEREEKSVDVAREETRARAESEATRYEAYYGIDIEDLSIYDLVLNTARLDPEGVVSAIVTIIEAYNPEEDEGKTPVKVDYDF, encoded by the coding sequence ATGTTGGTTACCATCTCGGGCCCCGCCGGGAGTGGCAAGAGCACCGCTGCGGCGGCGCTCGCCACGGCGCTCGGGTACGACCACGTCAGTGGCGGTGATATCTTCCGTGAACTCGCCGCCGACCGTGGGCTGACGCCACTCGAACTCAACCAGGAGGCCGAGACCGACGAGAGCATCGACCTCGACCTCGACCGACGGCTCCGGACCACCGCCGCCGAGAACGACGACCTCGTCCTCGAGTCGCGGCTCGCGGGCTGGATGGCGGGCGAACACGCCGACTTCCGTATCTGGCTCGACGCCCCCCTCGAGATTCGCGCCCGACGTATCTCCGAGCGCGAGGAGAAGTCCGTCGACGTGGCTCGCGAGGAGACCCGTGCCCGCGCCGAGAGCGAGGCCACGCGCTACGAGGCCTACTACGGCATCGACATCGAGGACCTCTCCATCTACGACCTCGTCCTGAACACGGCCCGGCTGGACCCCGAGGGGGTCGTCTCCGCCATCGTCACCATCATCGAGGCGTACAACCCCGAGGAGGACGAGGGCAAGACCCCCGTCAAGGTCGACTACGACTTCTGA
- a CDS encoding alkaline phosphatase D family protein — protein sequence MDQLAPASAHDGDDEPAALTPSDDHVGLLSELDSHDIAFALTPEASTEDFRVDEVADRETFPQSVASGGPTTAGVILWTRIDPEQYDPDCPVGVEVAHDDGFDDVVYRGSVTDPERVEAHDHTLKVDLDGHLAPGEAYRYRFVHDGSASPVGTCRTLPTDPESVRFAVVACQNYLNGYYGAFHHIAEADVDFIVHVGDAIYESDSGHFKGVGSRTYHDRVKDLPSGADRVQRLADYRYLYRVYRSDAFLQEALESHTLVAGWDDHEFANDLHWNDATDAPRGDHPRGDDPTFMTRLVADGMHAWWEYMPARVEYDPAADRLQDRFRLWRSFEFGDLVRLVLTDERLFRDPPRDAIPTRRAVDPDREPPDRSMLGPDQRAWLFEQFENDATWTVWTDEVLTVPFKLGAGRATLYPVQMGWDGYTRERRAIEERVQTLGLENFVTITGDMHCYVAAYKQAGYRDWLFGRHAPEPERLGVEFMTPAVTSVNPAEAVGLTGPLATRLTAPLVSGLVELMNPHVEHFDGHRWGYSVAEFTEEACTFVAYSVDKHVDSPDADRSVVSAFRVPEGETELVDVTAAFRDR from the coding sequence ATGGACCAGTTGGCGCCGGCGTCGGCCCACGACGGGGACGACGAACCGGCCGCGCTCACGCCCTCGGACGACCACGTGGGGTTGCTCTCGGAACTCGACAGTCACGACATCGCGTTCGCGCTCACCCCCGAGGCGTCGACCGAGGACTTCCGGGTGGACGAGGTGGCCGACCGCGAGACGTTCCCGCAGTCGGTGGCCTCCGGCGGTCCCACGACGGCGGGGGTCATCCTCTGGACGCGAATCGACCCCGAGCAGTACGACCCGGACTGCCCGGTCGGCGTCGAGGTCGCCCACGACGACGGGTTCGACGACGTGGTCTACCGCGGGTCGGTCACCGACCCGGAGCGGGTCGAGGCCCACGACCACACGCTGAAGGTGGACCTCGACGGCCACCTCGCCCCCGGCGAGGCGTATCGCTACCGGTTCGTCCACGACGGCTCGGCGTCGCCCGTGGGGACCTGCCGGACGCTCCCGACCGACCCCGAGTCGGTCCGGTTCGCCGTCGTCGCCTGTCAGAACTACCTCAACGGCTACTACGGGGCGTTCCACCACATCGCCGAGGCGGACGTGGACTTCATCGTCCACGTCGGCGACGCCATCTACGAGTCCGACAGCGGTCACTTCAAAGGCGTCGGGAGTCGGACCTACCACGACCGGGTGAAGGACCTCCCGAGCGGTGCCGACCGGGTGCAGAGACTGGCGGACTACCGCTACCTCTACCGCGTCTACCGCTCGGACGCGTTCCTGCAGGAGGCGCTCGAATCGCACACGCTCGTCGCCGGGTGGGACGACCACGAGTTCGCCAACGACCTGCACTGGAACGACGCCACCGACGCGCCGCGTGGCGACCACCCGCGTGGCGACGACCCGACGTTCATGACCCGGCTGGTGGCCGACGGGATGCACGCGTGGTGGGAGTACATGCCCGCCCGCGTCGAGTACGACCCGGCCGCCGACCGCCTGCAGGACCGCTTCCGGCTGTGGCGGTCGTTCGAGTTCGGCGACTTGGTCCGACTCGTCCTGACCGACGAGCGACTGTTCCGTGACCCGCCGCGCGATGCGATCCCGACCCGGCGGGCGGTCGACCCGGACCGCGAACCGCCGGACCGGTCGATGCTCGGGCCGGACCAGCGAGCGTGGTTGTTCGAGCAGTTCGAGAACGACGCGACGTGGACGGTGTGGACCGACGAGGTGCTGACGGTGCCGTTCAAGCTCGGCGCCGGGCGGGCGACGCTCTACCCCGTCCAGATGGGGTGGGACGGCTACACGCGCGAGCGCCGGGCCATCGAGGAGCGGGTGCAGACCCTCGGGCTGGAGAACTTCGTCACCATCACCGGCGACATGCACTGTTACGTCGCGGCGTACAAGCAGGCTGGCTACCGGGACTGGCTGTTCGGGCGGCACGCGCCCGAACCCGAACGGCTGGGCGTGGAGTTCATGACGCCCGCGGTCACGTCCGTGAACCCCGCGGAGGCGGTGGGCCTGACCGGTCCGCTCGCCACCCGACTCACCGCACCGCTCGTCTCCGGTCTCGTCGAACTGATGAATCCACACGTCGAGCACTTCGACGGGCACCGCTGGGGCTACTCGGTCGCGGAGTTCACCGAGGAGGCCTGCACGTTCGTCGCCTACAGCGTCGACAAGCACGTCGACTCGCCCGACGCGGACCGGTCCGTGGTCAGTGCGTTCCGGGTGCCGGAGGGCGAGACGGAACTGGTGGACGTGACCGCGGCGTTCAGGGACCGCTGA